From the genome of Leptotrichia sp. HSP-342:
CATTATGTAATTTTTCCTTATTGTCAAATAATAAAAATATATATCTGTAAATCAGTAAAAACATTTCCCTAAATATTTTAGGAAATTTCAGCTTTGCAAATATATAGTCCAAATCTATAATTGGAGTAGAACAAATAAGGAAATAAACTACAGCTATTGAGGAAAATGAACGTAGCAAAAATGTCCATATATCCGCTTTTATAAACAGCAAGGAAATTACAGTCGTTAAAATAAATAAAGCCGGAATAAAGTTCAGCTTTAATAAGTCGCTTATTTTTACTTTTACAACAAATAAGAGAAGTAAGTTAAACAGTATAAAATTAAAAATAAATACTGTTTTACTTTCTGTATAAAGCAAAAATACTAATGTCGTCATTGACAATATAAACTTTACTCCGGGATTTATATTTTTTATGGGATTTGTGTAAGATACCTTATCTATTAGCATTTTTTCTTTCACCTTTGAAATAGCCTAATACATACCCTACAATTCCTGCACCTAATGCCGCCTGTAATGCAAACAGCAGACTTTCAGTTTCATCTCCTGGTAATTCTATTAAATTTTTAGCCCATGGCTCATAATCAGGTTTTATAGTTTTTATTACTTCTTCTCCCTTGTCATCAGATCCGCCAAATTCAGATTTTACGAGAAATAAAGGAATAACACCTATTAAAATTATTGCAATTATTAAAATAATATTCTTTTTAAATACACTTTTGTTTTTATTTTCCGACATTAAGCTTCCACCTCTTTTACGTTATATTTTTCAAGTATATTCATCACCACGTTTGTAAGCAACCCTTCAATAACTGCAAGTGGGACCTGAGTTACTGCAAATACCGCTCCAAATTTGATAAATGAAGCAACTACTCCACCTTGTGGAGATGGATATGCAAGTGCAAGCTGAATTGATGTTACCACATAAGTCGCAAGATCTCCTAACGCAGCTGCCAAAAATACCGCTAACGCCTTATTCTTTTTCTCAAATCCTTTATACACTAAATATGATACAATTGGTCCTGCGATTGCCATTGAAACAGCGTTTGCTCCCAAAGTTGTAAATCCTCCGTGTGCAAGCAATCCTGCTTGAAATATTAATACGATTGTTCCAAGAATGGAAGTTACAAAAGGTCCGTATAATATAGCAGATAGCCCTACTCCTGTAGGATGTGATGAACTTCCTGTAACTGACGGAATTTTTAGTGCAGACAATACAAATATAAATGCACCAGCCAATGCAAGCGTCATTTTTTCCCGCACGCTCCCTTTAGAAACAGATTGAAGCTTCTTTATTCCTATTATCCAAAACGGAATACACACTGCAAACCATACTATAACCCAATTTAAAGGTAAAAAACCTTCCATAATGTGCATTGAGTAACCATTTACACCTATTAACAGCATACTGGTTAAAACCAAAAACAATAATGTTCTCTTTTTCATTTTCTCTCCTTCTCCAAATTTAATTTTAACCTTCGGCAAGTTCCAAAAAAAAATCAGCCAAAGCTGAAGCCAATACACGTCAAAACTTCCACAACAATAACTATATCATCATCGCATAGTATATTTATGGAACAAATCACCATTGATTTATTTTTACATTGATGTATATTAAATCTTCCCTTCCCAGAAAATTTTATATAAAAAATTATTAGGCAAGTCTCCTGACTAACTTCATCCTACTCGTACCCTTCCCAAAATATCCAAGATATCTCAGTGGTTTTGTGTACTTTCGTCAGCTTCACAGTAGTGGGGGCTGTATCGGATTCTAACCGATTTCCTTATTAAGTTTGTAAAACACCTATAATTCTTTAATAATAGTATACTCTCTTTTTTATATTTGTCAACCCTTTACAAACACAAAATTTAAATCCAAGTTGCTCAAAATCCAATCTCTTCTAAAAAAAATTCCTCATAAATTTTTAATTTTACCATGTCACTGTGGTACACTCAATCAAAAAAATACTTATCAAAAATATTTAATAATTCAATGAAACTTATTTAAACCAAACTCAAAAAAAGGTAGAAAATTTTTCCACCCTTTTTATTTTTTCTTATAATGAGAACCGCATTGCAAAAACCAGATTTCACCATTTTCTATTTTATAAACAATTCTATTTCCTTCATTAATTCTCCTGCTCCAGTAGCCAGACAGTTCATGCTTCAAGCCTTCAGGTTTTCCTATACCAGCATATCCATTTCTATCAATGTCTTTTATAAGTTCCAATATTTTTTTGAAAACTTTCTTATCATTTTTCTGCCAGAAAAGAAAATCTTCCCATGCTTCATCAGACCATCTTTTTACCATTACAGCACCTCGTGAACTGTTCCACCAGTTTTTTCAATTTGTTCCTTTGCTTTTAGAAGTCTTGTGATATTTTCTTCACTGTAGAAATAATCGTCTTTTTCTGACAAGTCAATTTCCAGTTTTCTTTCTCTAACCAATTTTTTGGCTGCCATTGTAAAAAAAACAGGTAGTGTTATTCCCAATTCTTCGCATACATTTTCCAAATCAAATTTTAAATTATCGTCTAATTTAAATGCATAAGTTGTTTTACTCATTTTTATCACCCCTATACATAAATATATAACCATTATAGCATAAAAATTATAAGAAATAAAACTTTTGTTATATAAATAGCAATAAAACTACTTAACTTCCGTCATTTCCCCATGTACAGGAAAAATTGCATTCAATAGCGACTTTGTATATGGATGTTTTGCTTTTTCAGAAATTTGTCCGCCTTCTATTACTTCCACTACGTCTCCGTGATACATTACTACGATTTCGTGTGCAAAAGATTCTATTAATGCTATGTCGTGGCATATAAAAATCATTGTTATGTTTTTTTCTTTTTGTAATTTTACAAGAAGTTCCACTATGTTTTTTTGAATGGAAACATCAAGTGCGGAAGTTGCCTCGTCGCATATAAGTATCTCTGGCTCAAGCGAAATTGCTCTTGCAATTCCAAGCCTTTGTCTTTGCCCACCGCTCATATTTTGTGGATACTTTGTTACAAATTCTTCGGGCAAGTCAACCATTTTAAGAAGTTCTATAGCTTTTTGCTTTCTTTCTGATCTTTTTAATCTCCCGTAGTTCATTAATGGCTCTGTGAGAATTTGCATAACGTTCATTTTTGGATTAAAAGCTGACCATGGATCTTGAAAGACTATCTGAATATTTTGTCGATTTTCCCAAACTTCCTGTTTTGTAAACTTGCTTATATCCCTTCCGTGATATAAAATCTCTCCAGAGGTTGGCTTTTCCAAGTCCATAAGCATATTTACAAGTGTTGTTTTTCCTGATCCTGATTCTCCAACAATTCCCAAAGTTTTTCCTTTATGAATTTTTAAATTCACTTTATTACAAGCCACTACTTTTTTATCATTTGATTTTTCATAAATTTTTGTAAGATTTTTTGTTTCAAGAATTACGTCATTAATATTAGACAAGCCTTTCACCTCCAATTTCAGGCACAGCTTCTAGCAATTTTTTAGTATATTCACTTCTTGGATTTTCTATAACTTCGTTTTTATTACCTGCATCAACAATTTTTCCATTCTGCATAACAATTATTTTATCTGAAATATATGCAGCAACTCCCAGATTGTGAGTTACCATTATGATAGAAGTGTCAAATTTTTTTCTGAGATCCATTATTTCCTTTACTATTTGAGCCTGTGTTATAACATCTAATGCACTTGTAGGCTCATCTGCCAGAATAATTTTTGGATGGAAAGTTAGTGCCATTGCTATTCCTACACGCTGTTTCATTCCACCTGACAGTTGGTGCGGATAGCTTTTCATAATGATTTCAGGATCTGGCAAGTTTACTTTGGAAAACATATCTTCTGCTTTTTCTTCAGCTTCTTTTGCTGACATTTTGGAATGTGTCTGAATGTATTCGACAAACTGTTTTCCTATTTTTCTTATTGGATTAAGAGTTCCTCCTGAATCCTGTGAAATCATAGTTATTTCAGTCCCTCGCAGTTCCCTCCATTGATTAAGGCTTTTACTGAGCATTGATTCTCCATTATAAATTATATCGCCTGAAATTATTTTCCCTCCATTTGGCAATAGTCCCAAAATAGAAGAAAGAACGGTAGATTTTCCACTACCGCTTTCCCCAACTATTGTTATTATTTCACCTTTTTTCAATGAAAGAGAAAAATTTTCAACTACTGGATCCTTATCTCCATACTGAATTGTCAAATCTTTTATCTCCAACATAAATTCTCCTTAATTAGCTTTTGCTACATCTTTTGTTATCCAGTAGTAATCCATTGGATACATTTTAAGCCCTGTTACCACTTTGTTGCTGTAAAGGAATGTAGTTTCATATCCAAAGAATAATGTCGCTGCATCGTTCATTATTAGCTGCTGTATTTTTACAACAAGATCTTTTCTCTTAGCTTTGTCAAATTCTTTTGATAATTCATCAAGCATTTTATCAACTTCAGGGTTTGAATAACCTGTTTTGTTTGTTTCTGCTTTGCTGTACCAGTTTTCATGCAAGTATTTTTCAGGATCTCCAGTATTTGCAGCAAGTACGTTCCAAATTAACATATCAAAGTTTGAATCGTCTCTCATACTCAAAACTGTTTCATAACTCACAGGCTTTAATGTTACTTTGATTCCAATTTCCTTCATATCTGTCTGAAATGCCTGAGCATAGATTCCTAATTCTTCTCTACTTGTATAAATTACAAAGTTCAAGTCAAGTTTTGATCCATCAGGACGTTCTACAAATCCATCTCCATCCACATCTTTATAACCTGCATCTGCTAATAATTTTTTAGCACTTTCACGATTATAAGCATTTTCATCCTTTAATTCATTAAATCCGAAGTCCAATGTCGGAGGTACTGGTGCTTTTCCTGGAGTTGCTCCACCTTGTAATAAGTTTTGTGTATAGTTTTCTCTATTTGCACCTCTTATTATTGCTTCTCTTAATACTTTATCTTTAAGTCCTTTAGTTTGATTCATAAAGGCATAAGTTGATCTAAGTGATTTCAATTCATTTATTACAATATTTTTATCCCCTTCAAAATCAGCCTTATTAGTAACTTTCAAGTTGTACGCTACATCAATTTCTCCTGATTTTAACGATAATGCTCTTGTATTTTGATCATTTATATCTTTAAATGTTACTTTTGCCAATTTTGCTTTTCCATTCCAATACTTTTCATTTCTTACAACAACTGTCTGTTCACCAGGCTTAAATTCTTGAACAATAAACGGTCCTGTTGATATTGGTCCTTTTTGAGCAAATTCATCTGTATTAACTGATGTATCAACTATTAAGAATAATGGATCTGCCAATGATTCAGGCAATATTGCTACAGGCTCTTTTGTTTTTATTTTCAATTCTTGTCCATTGGCTTCTATTGAAGCATATTTAAAGAATGATTCTGCTCTTTTATTTTTAGCAAATACTCTTTCTATTGATTTTTTTACTGCTTCTGCTGTCAATGGATGTCCATTTGAGAAAGTTACTCCATCTCTTATTTTAAAAGTCCACTCTAATTTATCATTACTTAATTTCCAGCTTTCAGCAAGCAATGGCTGCAAGTTACCCTTTTCATCAAAAATTGTCAAGTTCTCTCCAACACCATAACGAGTTACAACCCAGCTAAAATACTGATCTGTAGGCTCAAGCGTATCTGCAAACGAAGTTACTCCTACTACAAGTTCATCTGGATTAGTCTTACTTTTTGTAGAACTGCCTTTTCCACCACATGCTACAAGCAGCATCAATACTGCTAAAATTAAAATTAAAAATTTACTTTTACGATTTTTTAACATTTTTTTCTCCCTATATATTTTATTTTTTGTTACCATATTTTTTATAAATTACTCATTTTTTATATCAACTACATCTCTTACTGAATCTCCCAGCATATTGAATATAACTACAACTACTACTATTGCTAATCCCGGATACAGCATTACCCACGGTGCTCTACTAAGTGCTGATCTTCCTTCATTTAACATTGCTCCCCATTCTGGAGTTGGTGGCTGTGCCCCAAATCCTAAAAATGAAAGTGCAGCTATTTCCAGCATTAGTGTTCCCATATCCGAAACTGCTGTTACTATCATTGTTGTAATCATATTTGGAATTATGTATTTAAATATTATTGAATAATCCTTACTTCCTGTTATTTTTGCAGCTTCTACATAAAGTTCCTGCTTTATTTTCAGTACCATACTTCTTGCAAGCCTTGCATATTTTGTCCAAGTAACTGCAGCTATTGCAATAATCGAATTTTTAACGCTTGGATTCAAAAGTCCTGCTATTGCTATAGCAAGAATAAGTCCAGGAAACGCAATCATCATATCTCCAATTCTCATTATGACTGTATCCACAATCCCACCAAAATATCCTGCAATTACTCCTAGTATCGTTCCTACTGCAAATATTACAAACATTAACGTTAAAGTCATAAATATAGAATATCTTGAGCCATATATAATTCTTGAAAATAAATCTCTTCCAAGATGATCGGTTCCAAAAATAAACCGATTTGATGGCCTCTGTAAACTTGGTCCTAATTGTTTAAAAGGATCCTTTGGAACTATAACTGGTGCAAAAATTGCGATTAATACCACAATAATAGCCAATACCAAAAATATTTTCAGCTGAGTATCTTTTCCTATAAATTTTAATTTTTTCAATTTATTCAAATCTAAATTACCTCCTCAACTCTCGCATCCAAATATTTGTATGAAATATCAACTGTAATATTTACTAGTAAATATAAAAATGCAATTATAAGAACATAAGATTGAACTAATGGATAATCCTGTGATTTTATAGCAGCTACTGCCATTCTTCCCATTCCTGGCCAGTTATAAACTATCTCTACAACTGCAGTTCCTCCCAGAAGGCTTCCTAATGAAAGTCCAAGCAATGTTATTATTGGAAGCATTGCATTAGGCAGTACATGTTTCCATAAAATATCTCTTTCTTTTATTCCTCTCATTCTAGCCCCTGTCACATAACTTTTTCCAAGTTCTTCAAGGAATATATGTCTTATTTGACGTATATACTTAGCTGACATTGCTATCGCTATTGTAAATGCAGGTAAAATCATTGAACCAAAATCAGCATTTCCGCCTGAAACTGATACCAATCCTAGTTGCACTCCAAAAATACTCAAAAATACTAGCCCTAGCCAGAAACTAGGTACAGACATTCCCATAAATGTTATCATTCTTATCAAATAATCTTGCCATTTATTTTCTTTTACTGCCGCAAGTATTCCAAGCGGTATCGACATTGCACACATCATAAAAAGAGACAGAAAAGATAATGACAATGTAGGTATGAATGCCTGAGCAATTTTCTGAATTACAGGTATTCTTAATGAATATGACTTTCCAAAGTTTCCTTGCAGTACTCCAAACAGCCATTTCCAGTATTGAATATAGAAAGGCTGATTAAGCCCAAGTTCCGCCCTTGTTTGAGCCAAAAGTTCAGGCGTCGGAATATGTCCGCATTCTGTTAGCATTACTTGTGCAGGGTCTCCCGGCGAAATATACATAAGACAGAAAGTAAAAAAACTTATTCCAAAAAGTACAATTAATATTTGTGTAGCATATTTTGCTATTTTTTTATTCTTCGTCATTGGTCTAAACTCGTGATACTTATCACTTCCTCCTTCAAAAAATATGACTATTTTATTTATCTCAATAGTATTAGTTATATTTTATTATTCCTATACTAAAAGAGATTTTTTTATATTTTTAAAATTTTACATAAACAAAAAAATCCAACTCAGAAAGTTGAACTAAAATTTATATATTAAAACAGATGAATAGTATTTATGCAGATTTACAGCAGTTTTTATATATTAAATTTTTCCCTTCCCGAAAAATATAATTTTTTAATATAGGCAAGTCTCCTGACTAACTTCGTCCTACTCGTACCCTTCCCAAAATATAATAATATTTCAGTGGTTTTTCAATACTTTCGTCAGTATCACAGTAGAGGTGGCTGTACCAGATTCTAACTGGTTTCCTTATTAAGTTTTACAACACCTATAAAATTATAAATTTAAAATTATTCTTTTGCTATATTAATAAACTTCTTCTAATTTATCCATAAACATTTCACGAATAAATTCATATTCTCCCATTCCTTTTAATAAAGGTGTTACTTCATATCCTTCATTCTCAAGAACGGTTTTCCACGAATCGTCCTCATCAGAAGCCATATCATTTTTTGCATGATCTCCTGCGACTATCATAAATGGCTTTAACAATATTTTTCTAAAGCCTCTCCCTTTTAACCTTTGAATAACATCTTCAATTGTTACTTCCCCTTCAACAGTCGCTATAAAAATATTATCTTTTCCAGCCTTCACATATTCTTCTTGAAGTCGCTGATATGTACTGTCTGCGGCACTTTCGGATCCATGACCCATAAATACTATGGCATCATTTCCTTCAAGATTGTTAAATTCTTCATTGCTCACAACTTTTTTAAAGTCTTCATCAGTTGCTAAAAGTGGTTTTGAAATTTTTCCATACTTGTTATTAAGTTTTGAATACTCAATTCCATCTAGAATATGTAAAGACATTGTGATAATCTCATCATATCCTTTATTTTTTAAGGCTTCTAGCCCTTCCTCCTGATCAAATATGTGGATTCCTTCTTTTCTTTCCACTATTCGTCTTACAACTCCTGAAGTGTAGGCTCTTTCCACATTTTCAGTTCCATATTTTGCCTCCACTTCTTTTTGAATCGAGTCAAGGCATTTTTCTCTTGTATCCTTATGCGATGTACCAAAACTTGTTACTAAAATCGCCTTTCTCATAACACTTCCTTTCCATCTAAAATTATTTACCTTACTGAATCTTTTAAATTTGATTATCAAACTATCTTTTGTCTCTGTTTGTATTATAATAGTTTTTTTCATTTTTTGCAACTATTTTTTTAAATTATTTTAATATTTTTTGTTTTATCAAAAAAAATTATATACATCATCTAATCTTCTATTTATCAACATATTTTTGATACAACTTTGTTTTTCTTATATTTTATAATTAAATTATAATTAACAATAAATGTTTATTTTTTTGTTTCAAAAAGTAAATTTTTTAATTTTTCTAATTTTTCTGATAATTTTACTCTTCTAGTTTTCAGCTTTTCACTATAAATTTTTTTTAAGTAAATCAAATTGCTGTCATAATATTCCTTTGCCTTTTTTAAATCTAAAAGCTCATAATTTTTTTCTATTTTTTTACCATTTTCAATATAATTTATCGTTATTTTTTGTATATTCTCTATATTTGCCAATTTTTCTTCTTCTAATGCCACAACATCATAAAAATCCTGATTTTCATAAATCCTATATAATTCCTTATTTCCTGGCAATGATGTTTTTCCGCTTTCATCAGAAATTTTCATTACATCATTTTCATTAATTTTAGACATTTTATATACAGTGCTTATTTCTCTTTCTGGCAATGCTATGGCATCTCCTACTCCAAAGACATCAACTTCTGCCTGATTTTTTATTAGATTTCCTATTTTTTTATCGTCAAGTCCGCTCGTTAATACAATTTTCGCTTTGTAAAGTCCACTTTTATCCAGTATTTTCCTACATTCTTTCGACAATTTTTCCAAATTTCCCGAATCTATCCTTATTCCATACATTCCTTCGTATTCATCATCTATGCCATTATCTTTAAATGCCTTCACAGCACTAATTATTCCACTCTCAAGAGTGTCATAAGTATCAATTAGCATTATAAGAGCCTGATTTTTGTTTCTATACATTTTTATAAAAGCATCAAAAGCCTTGTATTCAGCACTTTCTCCCATTCCAAAAGTCTGAATAAAGCCATGTGTCATCGTTCCTGTGCTTTTCAAGTCATAAAGATATTCTGCCACAAGATTTGAGTGAGATATGCAGCCAGCTACATAGCTAGCTTTTGTCATTGTCATCGCTGCATCAAATCCAGCTGTTCTTCTTGTTCCAAATGAAAGTACTCCCCTTCCTTCAGCCGCTAGCACAATTTTAGAAGTGACTGTTGCCGCAAGTGTCTGAAAATGAAGAATATTCAAAATAGGCGTTTCAAGGATTTTCCCTTGTATAAGTGGAGCAGTAATCGTTAGTATTGGTTCATTTGAAAATACAATTTCTCCATCTCGTACCCCTTTTATCGTACCTGTAAATTTCATATTCGCA
Proteins encoded in this window:
- the pncB gene encoding nicotinate phosphoribosyltransferase — translated: MEKFFKFLNSDRYQYTESEIYLKNNMQNEIATFDVFLRTKKENDYAVVYGISDVLELIEILNETSYDDKKKYLSKIFDNSDFIEYIANMKFTGTIKGVRDGEIVFSNEPILTITAPLIQGKILETPILNILHFQTLAATVTSKIVLAAEGRGVLSFGTRRTAGFDAAMTMTKASYVAGCISHSNLVAEYLYDLKSTGTMTHGFIQTFGMGESAEYKAFDAFIKMYRNKNQALIMLIDTYDTLESGIISAVKAFKDNGIDDEYEGMYGIRIDSGNLEKLSKECRKILDKSGLYKAKIVLTSGLDDKKIGNLIKNQAEVDVFGVGDAIALPEREISTVYKMSKINENDVMKISDESGKTSLPGNKELYRIYENQDFYDVVALEEEKLANIENIQKITINYIENGKKIEKNYELLDLKKAKEYYDSNLIYLKKIYSEKLKTRRVKLSEKLEKLKNLLFETKK
- a CDS encoding ABC transporter substrate-binding protein yields the protein MLKNRKSKFLILILAVLMLLVACGGKGSSTKSKTNPDELVVGVTSFADTLEPTDQYFSWVVTRYGVGENLTIFDEKGNLQPLLAESWKLSNDKLEWTFKIRDGVTFSNGHPLTAEAVKKSIERVFAKNKRAESFFKYASIEANGQELKIKTKEPVAILPESLADPLFLIVDTSVNTDEFAQKGPISTGPFIVQEFKPGEQTVVVRNEKYWNGKAKLAKVTFKDINDQNTRALSLKSGEIDVAYNLKVTNKADFEGDKNIVINELKSLRSTYAFMNQTKGLKDKVLREAIIRGANRENYTQNLLQGGATPGKAPVPPTLDFGFNELKDENAYNRESAKKLLADAGYKDVDGDGFVERPDGSKLDLNFVIYTSREELGIYAQAFQTDMKEIGIKVTLKPVSYETVLSMRDDSNFDMLIWNVLAANTGDPEKYLHENWYSKAETNKTGYSNPEVDKMLDELSKEFDKAKRKDLVVKIQQLIMNDAATLFFGYETTFLYSNKVVTGLKMYPMDYYWITKDVAKAN
- the nikC gene encoding nickel transporter permease; amino-acid sequence: MKKLKFIGKDTQLKIFLVLAIIVVLIAIFAPVIVPKDPFKQLGPSLQRPSNRFIFGTDHLGRDLFSRIIYGSRYSIFMTLTLMFVIFAVGTILGVIAGYFGGIVDTVIMRIGDMMIAFPGLILAIAIAGLLNPSVKNSIIAIAAVTWTKYARLARSMVLKIKQELYVEAAKITGSKDYSIIFKYIIPNMITTMIVTAVSDMGTLMLEIAALSFLGFGAQPPTPEWGAMLNEGRSALSRAPWVMLYPGLAIVVVVVIFNMLGDSVRDVVDIKNE
- a CDS encoding Txe/YoeB family addiction module toxin — protein: MVKRWSDEAWEDFLFWQKNDKKVFKKILELIKDIDRNGYAGIGKPEGLKHELSGYWSRRINEGNRIVYKIENGEIWFLQCGSHYKKK
- a CDS encoding ABC transporter ATP-binding protein, with protein sequence MSNINDVILETKNLTKIYEKSNDKKVVACNKVNLKIHKGKTLGIVGESGSGKTTLVNMLMDLEKPTSGEILYHGRDISKFTKQEVWENRQNIQIVFQDPWSAFNPKMNVMQILTEPLMNYGRLKRSERKQKAIELLKMVDLPEEFVTKYPQNMSGGQRQRLGIARAISLEPEILICDEATSALDVSIQKNIVELLVKLQKEKNITMIFICHDIALIESFAHEIVVMYHGDVVEVIEGGQISEKAKHPYTKSLLNAIFPVHGEMTEVK
- a CDS encoding energy-coupling factor ABC transporter substrate-binding protein produces the protein MSENKNKSVFKKNIILIIAIILIGVIPLFLVKSEFGGSDDKGEEVIKTIKPDYEPWAKNLIELPGDETESLLFALQAALGAGIVGYVLGYFKGERKNANR
- a CDS encoding sirohydrochlorin cobaltochelatase; the protein is MRKAILVTSFGTSHKDTREKCLDSIQKEVEAKYGTENVERAYTSGVVRRIVERKEGIHIFDQEEGLEALKNKGYDEIITMSLHILDGIEYSKLNNKYGKISKPLLATDEDFKKVVSNEEFNNLEGNDAIVFMGHGSESAADSTYQRLQEEYVKAGKDNIFIATVEGEVTIEDVIQRLKGRGFRKILLKPFMIVAGDHAKNDMASDEDDSWKTVLENEGYEVTPLLKGMGEYEFIREMFMDKLEEVY
- the nikB gene encoding nickel ABC transporter permease, producing the protein MTKNKKIAKYATQILIVLFGISFFTFCLMYISPGDPAQVMLTECGHIPTPELLAQTRAELGLNQPFYIQYWKWLFGVLQGNFGKSYSLRIPVIQKIAQAFIPTLSLSFLSLFMMCAMSIPLGILAAVKENKWQDYLIRMITFMGMSVPSFWLGLVFLSIFGVQLGLVSVSGGNADFGSMILPAFTIAIAMSAKYIRQIRHIFLEELGKSYVTGARMRGIKERDILWKHVLPNAMLPIITLLGLSLGSLLGGTAVVEIVYNWPGMGRMAVAAIKSQDYPLVQSYVLIIAFLYLLVNITVDISYKYLDARVEEVI
- a CDS encoding energy-coupling factor ABC transporter permease; translation: MKKRTLLFLVLTSMLLIGVNGYSMHIMEGFLPLNWVIVWFAVCIPFWIIGIKKLQSVSKGSVREKMTLALAGAFIFVLSALKIPSVTGSSSHPTGVGLSAILYGPFVTSILGTIVLIFQAGLLAHGGFTTLGANAVSMAIAGPIVSYLVYKGFEKKNKALAVFLAAALGDLATYVVTSIQLALAYPSPQGGVVASFIKFGAVFAVTQVPLAVIEGLLTNVVMNILEKYNVKEVEA
- a CDS encoding type II toxin-antitoxin system RelB/DinJ family antitoxin, whose product is MSKTTYAFKLDDNLKFDLENVCEELGITLPVFFTMAAKKLVRERKLEIDLSEKDDYFYSEENITRLLKAKEQIEKTGGTVHEVL
- a CDS encoding CbiQ family ECF transporter T component, with the translated sequence MLIDKVSYTNPIKNINPGVKFILSMTTLVFLLYTESKTVFIFNFILFNLLLLFVVKVKISDLLKLNFIPALFILTTVISLLFIKADIWTFLLRSFSSIAVVYFLICSTPIIDLDYIFAKLKFPKIFREMFLLIYRYIFLLFDNKEKLHNAQEVRLGYSSFKNGMKSFPMLVVAILKKTYYYNLNSIKAVESRMGKEFIFSHRKYKKIGFEIIFVIIIVIINLYLVVKYNA
- a CDS encoding ABC transporter ATP-binding protein, whose protein sequence is MLEIKDLTIQYGDKDPVVENFSLSLKKGEIITIVGESGSGKSTVLSSILGLLPNGGKIISGDIIYNGESMLSKSLNQWRELRGTEITMISQDSGGTLNPIRKIGKQFVEYIQTHSKMSAKEAEEKAEDMFSKVNLPDPEIIMKSYPHQLSGGMKQRVGIAMALTFHPKIILADEPTSALDVITQAQIVKEIMDLRKKFDTSIIMVTHNLGVAAYISDKIIVMQNGKIVDAGNKNEVIENPRSEYTKKLLEAVPEIGGERLV